Genomic segment of Lemur catta isolate mLemCat1 chromosome 2, mLemCat1.pri, whole genome shotgun sequence:
ggattacaggcatgagccaccacacctcgCTGGAAGTCTGTTTTTAATTAGCAAAGAGCTCACTAGCTggatttggaaaatttcaaaaagctTAGCCCAgttctcaaagtgaatgtatcTTTACTTTGCTCATCAGTACTTCTCACTGGGCAGGAACTTCAGAAAAGGGAGAGCCTACATCTGTCATATCTACTGCTGTATTCCCGCTGTCCAGCATGGCGTGGCCCTTCCCAGGGCCCCTGGTGCCAGACAGTCGAAACACAATAGTGTTTCTAACATTGAATTTGCATCTTGCATAAAAATGAAGTGAGTGTTACTAAGTGTagcaattttttttacttttatgactAATATTTTTCTGAGGAGCAGTGACCAGGGAAAGGAAGATTGTTCCCTAGCCTTCCTTTAAAGGGCATATCTTCCCTGGATCTTTGACATTGCTTTCTGGAGTGGTTATGGACGGCACACGAAGAGTGGCTATCTCCTGGGAGGCCTGTCTGTGCAGGTGGAAGGCGTGGTGGTGCAGAGCCACGTCTCCCTGGCAACTGGAAGTAGGGACCAGAGAGGGAGGTCTTCATGTCCAAAGGCAGGGATCTGGGGAAGGGGGAGTGTATGGGGAGACTCcctttttcatttaacatcttGCATTTCTCATCAgagaaatgataataaaatatggaaaagcacatttctttcttttaactcaACATCTAGGCCACTTAGATTATTAGTTATTTCTGAGTCTGGATCTGTAACTTTCCATTATGAGAGACTCTCCAGGACCTTCGTTCAGTTCCACTTGTAGTAGTGGAATTTTGTGATACTGGCACATGGATAGAAATGGCATTCCTATAGAggttttgttaggtagatagtaaGGGGCCTCAGCTTTCCTGGGGACCAGGACAAGTGTCCTCCTTCAGATAACCAccacagagggaggaggagggcactgccaatcagaactcagcttgCTAACTGCAAAAGTGGCCAGGGATTCCCAGAAGAAGAAATTCCTAGAAAGCCAAGCAGCGCAGGTGCAGTAGGGTCTGGAAGATGACCAGATGACCAAAAGTAACCTTAGGCCAATTGTCATGTCATTAGCATACATCTGCATTGTGGTCTCCGCCCCCCAAGTGGGCTTTCAAAAAGGCTCAGGGAAAATGTGCATATGTAGTAAGACTCACGTTCTATAACTAACAGCTGTCCACCAAGGTGATGAATGAGTCATGCCTGCCACGGAGGGTCCAACccagaagataaaaaataaaactgtagttAACAGTCAGAGCCTTCTGTAGATCTGTGGCAAACATATCTTGCTTTTTGCTCAATAAACTCTGCTTCTGGCTTGCTTTGCTAATGGCGTGTCCTGTCATTCCTCGGCTGGGAGTACACCAAAAACCAAAGACAGATCTCGGACCTGATGTGGCCTAGTGGTTAGGATTCCTGGCCTTCAGCCAGGCGGCCCGGGTGTGGCTGCTGGTGTAGGAACCAGACTGAGACCTGACAGTTTGAGATGACACATAAGTGGTGCCTGGCCTCTGAAAGTACCCTCAGGCCTGACGGATGTCACACAAGTATCAGCCCAACTTGCTTCCTCTCCTGTCTTGATCTGTGCCTTTTGCCAATCTGGGAGCATTTTGATAGTTTGGGAGCGAAGGGAGAGAAATGGTGAGATGGCAAAAGAGACTCCAGCCATTTGTTTGGAGCTAATGTCAGGAGCTCTCTTATCCTTCTGAGAGCTGGAAAGTCACTAGGGAAGTAATTACTACATGGACTGAAAAATCTCTATTAGTCTTTgggtagaaaaatacaaagacacTGAAGTTTTCCAGTATCTCCCACCTGACCTTTGTGTCCTCAAAAGCATCCCAACTGGGAGGGGAGATTTACTTCTTGGTCTCGAGGAAACCTTTTAGAAATTTCTCTTCTCATACCTAGTATTGTAACCACATTAAATGACATTTGAAAACATAGTGGAGAGTTTtgcattttgattatttttccccattctttttcttatgcatttttttccccaaacataaTTTTGGATGTAGTGTACAATGTGGtggtctttttatttcctttacattATAAATGCTTTCCTTTGTGGAGAATAAAGATGccataatgtcttttttttttcccttcggtttttttgtttgtttttgaggcagggtctccctctgtcacttaGGCTAGAGTGcccagtggcgtcagcctagctcccaccaacctcaaactcctgggttcaagccatcctcctgcctcagcctccagagtagctgggactagtaGGTGCAtgccacacttggctaatttttctatttttagtagacacagggtctcactcttgctcagattggtctagaactcccaacctcaagcaattctcctgctttgccttggcctcccagagtgctaggattacagacgtgagccaccgtgcctggcccatgatatgtttttaaaagcaaatgtgcTATATAATATTCCTAGGATCTTAATGTCCCCCAaacttcatatgttgaaacttaatcacaaTTTTGGTGGTAGTAAGAGGTAGAGCCTTTTGTGaaatgattaagtcatgagggcttcaccctcatgactgAATTAATGCCTTACAAAAGGACTGGCAGGAACTAGCTGTGGCCTTTCTTTGCCCTTCCTCCTTGTGCCAAGTAAGGACACAGCATTCCTctcctctggaggatgcagcagtAAGTTTCCACGTTGGAAGGAGAAGCTGGACCCCTCACCACACACTgcatgccagcaccttgatcttggacttcccagcctccggatCTGTGAGGAAGAAACTTCTGAGgtatataaattacccagtctcaggtatttttgttatagtaacATAAACAGACACCAACGAATACCATTTCACTGTACTTatacaggggtggggaacctgtaaCCTTTAGATCACATGTGgctttctaggtccttaagttccgccttttgactgaatccaaattttacagaacaaatccttttatttttattaatacgtttttgttcatcttttatatttttatttttttttaaatgaacacatttaaaataccaatgaataaaataagtttcaacaaaatgatcctcccagattgactggcacaattagaacattagtcaGCATTAAGGGCTAAACTGACAGCTGTTAAACTCATGAtctagttctaacttcccccgcctgactggcgCTACTGCTGCGTGAGGCTATTTTATGGGGTTGAGTATGCCAGCCTCAAtgggtgcactgtgtttctgtttgaagggAATTTGTggatagttgcacagctcaataGTATTTCTTAATTGtgtctgcttaatagcccatcatgtcaaagaagaaggacaaagagaatgctgaaggaggCCGGgcgtgctggctcacgcctgtaatcctaacactctggaaggctgaggcgggaggatcgcttgaggtcaggagttcgagatcagcctgaacaagagcaagaccctgtttctactaaaaatagaaagaaattagctgtataactaaaaatatagaaataattagccgggcatggtggcacatgcccgtagtcccagctacttgggaggctgaggcaggaggattgcttgagcccaggagtttgaggttgctgtgagctaggctgacaccacagcactctagcccagggaacagagagagactctgtctcaaagaaaaaaaaaaagaaaaagagaatactGAAGGAAGACAACAGACTTTTTAATGAAGATTGAGaattgcaggccgggcgcggtggctcatgcctgtaatcctagcactctgggaggccgaggcgggtggattgctcaaggtcaggagttcgagaccagcctcagcaagagcgagaaccccgtctctactgaaaaaaatagaaattatctggccaactaaaatatacatatagaaaaaaaattagccgggcatggtggcacatgcctgtagtcccacctactcgggaggctgaggcaggaggatcgcttaagcccaggagtttgaggttgctgtgagctaggctgacgccacggcactcactctagcccgggcaacacagcgagactctgtctcaaaaaaaaaaaaaaaaaaaaaaagattgagaattGCAATATCATCTTGTTTCTGCTACAGATAAAGTGATTTGCTTGCTCTGTGATACTGTAATAACAACATTAAAGAAAGTCAATGCTCTTCGgtattataacactcataaggaccacaaatattttaaattagagggagaagcATGAAAGGTTGCATTGCacggccaggcacaatggctcatacctgttatcctagcactctgggaggccaaggtgagaggatcacttgagctcaggagttcgagaccagcctgagcaagagaccttgtctctattaaaaatagaaaaattaactgggtgtggtggtgcatgcttgtatagtcccagctactcaggaggctgaggcaggaggattccttgagcccaggagtttgaggtcatatttgatgagctaggctgatgccagggcactctagcccaaatgagagagcaagactgtcttaaaaaaaaaaaaaatcatgatatcccattcaaataacatttcagcctcaccctagttgatatcaccaggcccctaaagaactacagatggaattgattgagctctcagtagatgaccatttaaagtcattgtttgaggCTAAGAAAGATGCAAgtcaaatatggaaaaatgcagtagaatatccatgcctttggcaacatgcccaaaaaatgctttcttgtttttcatctacttattgctgcaaatctatattctcctacctaacccaaatcaagattcccttaaggtcacaaatgactgataacCATCTGAAACtttggacctccatgctgcaaccaaatatcaaatgctttccaacaaaaagcagacaagacaaagtcattaaaaggttagttaatgCAGGACTGTCCGAAGAGTAAAGAATATCCTAAAGGGGTTACACTCAAAGGTTTGGGGTTtctctacataaataaaattttgttttgaaaattttaaaagggttagttaactttaaaattaacaaatagtttttactttttgagattattaagtacataatactttgatttttacaaaataatgtacatttttaaatatatctaactgaagtttcttgaatttggccttatttgattacagctaaattaattcaGCCTTCCAACACaaaaaggttccccaccctgtACCTATACAACCCACAAGGAGGGAAACTCTAGATTTGAAATCCAATTTGgcaagaaaatatgtaaatatgattAATTATAACAAGATCAGTGAGGTTATAAACACTGGCTTATCAACATAAAGATGGTGTACAAATGTAACTTCACATAACAGATGTAGTCAacttagctgggcacagtggctcacgcctgtaatcccagcactttgggaggctgaggcgggaggattgcttgaggtcaggagttcaagaccagtgtgagcaacatagcaagacccctgtctctacaaaaaatagagggacagctggacagctaaaaatatatatagaaaaaattagccgggcatggtggcacatgcctgtagtcccagctactcaggaggctgagggaggattgcttgagcccagcagtttgaggttgctgtgagctaggctgatgccacggcactctagcccgggcaacagagtgagactctgtctcaaaaaaaaatcaataaaaaagaaaaaaaaaacagcagcaacaCAAGAAGTTCTTAACAAGCAATTTACCAGTAAGTAAGCATAATCTGTCAAGCGTAACTACTGTAACTGGTGACTTCACACATTAccattccacattttcttctcagCCAAGGTCAAAtatgtaacaataataataatataacaatatgGTGGGAGGAGAGGTAGCTGTCAATTTATAAGGCATTTCCACGTCTCTTGTCTCATAGAACCCACACTTTCCTTATCCCCGTTTTACTGTGAGGAACCTCATTAAGACAATTATCACTAGGTGTCTAATTATTAACAACAAATGGTGAAGTTAGGACTGGAACCCACCTCTCCTGGTGCTAAGGTTTATGTTCCTCCTACATACtcagataaagaaacttaaaaaaaacattctttctaCTAAGTCTTGTGCTTCATGTCTAGAAAATAATAGGCTTTAAGCAAATTCTCTACAGGTGCACCTCAGTTAGCATAATTGAAAGTACCAGCtgatccttattttaaaatttcccaaggAGAGCTCTGACTAATACACATTAAAAGGTACGGCCTTTCTTAGGAATTTGGTTTGGGGATTCTCTAACAATAGACAAGTAGTGAGGGTACCTGGGTCATAGTTacgaatttttttctttggttctcgcttataatttattctttagtaGTTAGCAATGTGTAGTGTTTGATATTTGTGGCCAAGTGAAACTTTTCGACACTCAGACAAATATATGATTTCACATATATTgaatacaaagaataaataaatatattcagcaaATAGTCTCTTACAAGAAAGCATCACATAAGTGTTAGCCCAGTGAAAATGCATGTTGAATCTCTCTGTACCACAGCCAATACTGTTGGTAGGAAGTGTGCATTTGACGATTTCACAAGCTTAGAAAATTTCTTACTGAGAATTCtaggccaaaaataaataaattaattatccATCACAGTTAGTGACTATTATCTGTTTTATAGATCAGAAAACCagtgttaccaaaagtttggcacttgtccccgaGGCAGCATCAGAAGACTGTGGACAATtggtttgagaaggaaagagggttATTAATTGGCTGGAAAAtggggaggatggagactcctgtctgaaatgctgtgtcctgcttctgagcagaagtataAAGCTTCTAAAGGTTCTCACTAATCCCATCTATGGCTaaaacaatctcatgacctccaccTGGATTAATCCCATCATATGCTAAACCCATCTCGTGACCTCCACCCAGACAATTTCCTTGAGCCATCTCCTTATGGCACAAAGAATATAAGAGCTTCCCCTGCCCCTCCGGACCACTGGCCTGAGATAGGGATACAAGTCTTAGTTGGACAAAAgcagtgggggaagttttaaagacaCATAAAACATTTGCTCTatttttcaagccatttcttctgttacacCAATGCACTGAGAAATCAGTAAACCACCAAAGATCATAAAGCTACTTAGTGGTAGAGCTGAGATTTAAATGGATGCACCCTCACTCCACTGTTTGAAATATTAACTCCTACAGTATAGTACCTAGAATGTATCCACACAGAAACCTTTGGTGACTGGGGTTTAGACTCAGAGTTATAGCCTTCAGAAGACAGAATGTTAATTTGATCACTCTTGGTGTGAATCTTAATCAAAGGCAAAAACACTCTTTTGCACATGTCTTCTACAAATTAAGTTTTCCCTCTACTTTATGAGCCACCAATCTTTAAATTATCAATTTAGAAGTAAATGTGATATTCCCTTTGAGAATAGTGTgatttggttgttttctttttccagtcgGATTCAAACTGTTTTTCCACTTTGAATCTGAGCTTtccaacttttatttattaactgaCCATGTGAAAACTACATAATTAGCAAATCTTGTTGGCTTCAAATTCAAGCATTTCCTAACATTTGACCCCTCCACTCTGGTCCAAGACACAGAATGCTGGAAAAAGCAGCAAATTAAGAGGAAGTGTTCAAGTAAGGACGTGTTTAACTTGCCATAAACTTGGGTAGAGAGACCCAAAGGTAGATTTGGCATTTGGGAGAAAGTTCTGCAATGGAGATTTAGGGAGCCTTACTAGTCGAGATTTATTCATATTCTGAGGGGCCTCAGAATCCTTTGCTCCCTGAAAGCCACGCCTGCCCCTCCCACGCCCAACCTCTGGCCaccagggcccaggcctggctgcctgCTGCACTAGGCACTTGGGGAAACACCCTCCATCTCTGTCTGGACCCCTCCTCCCACTGTTCCTTTCTCCCCTTTTGTCTGCATTTTCAGGTCCGGGAGGACAGTGGGACTCCTAGGagggtcccttcttttcagaAGCCCCTGTTTTCACTCAACTAAGAGCAGCCTGACCAAGGTACCAGTCTAAGACAAGCAGTTCATAAAAGAGCTGTCTTGCTTCTGGCTCCTTCACTTGTCTGGGCCTCCGGGTTAGCACTAGGCTTGCAGACAAGCTCCTTCTGGGCCGGATAagtttatccaaaggaaagaggACAGCACGCTGTGAAGGCTTTGCATATAAGGTGGCTTATTTTATTGGGTCTCATTGCCATAGAACAGAACACTTTCTTCCATTTAGGAAACTTCCCCCAGACACATGCCTAGAAGGCCTGCGAGGGACAGGACTGGGCCCACGAAGTCAATCTTACAATGTCTTTCAAGCCTTTCTCGAAGCCTAAGCCAAGACTTCCTCTTAGGTCTCAACTCCGCTGGGGAGATCAGTCCTTTATCACGAATACAGTGAACTCAGATGGAACCCGTGACAACCAGCCAGTTGGTAAGGGGAAGCCTGAGGAGCACTAAGAGAGATAGTTACACTGATCCTGGTGGCCAAAGACAGGTCCCCGGTGTTGGGCTCCATGCTCACAGAGGTCGCCAGGTCATTCTCGGTCAGGGGCTGGCTCCGGACACGCCGCAGCATCTCCAGGCCTGTGGGGGGAAATGCCCAGGGCTGGTGAAGCAGAGCCCATGACTGGAGCCCCAGGGCAGGCCAGCACTCCCATGGGGACACTGCAGGGGTGTCATCCCACCCAGGCCTTCCCAGGTGACCCATTGACACCTCCTCAGTATCTTCCCCTCCCTCAACAACTATTAATACATGCCACAAAAATGGACCCTTCCCTTCCCAACAGCCTCCGGGAGCACCTGGATTCCCAGGCACCCAAGTGGTTCCTCAAGAACCCAAGGTGCCAGGCGACTCTGCCAAGTCTCCACTAAGCCCTCAACCACACTTCAGCCAAGGAAACCTACCCCGGGCGTGACGATAGGAGTCCTGGCTCCCCACACACGACATCATGTGCAACAGCCACTGCCTTGCCCTGGGTGGCCCGACTACAGTGACACGAGTCTGGCCTGTGGCCGTGAACCAGCTCTCCAGCTGAATGAGGGTGTAGCTGTGCACCTCGATGCAGCGAAGGGATGTGTCACTCTGCCCTGTGAGCATAAGAGGGGACAAGACGGACTGTAAGCCACCAGCACTTGGGGAGTGGGAGGTGGCCTTGGGGGTAGAGGCCTGGGACAGTTGCAGGTGGGAAGGTAGGAGAAGAAGGGATAATGGAGGGGACAAAGGCAAAAGCCACTCACCGAAGATGAGCTCCTCCTGGTCCTCTTCCATGTCAAATACTGTCGGAGCAAGGAAGTTTTCGGGCACGGTCCACCATGGCCTCTTGGCAGGAGCACTGGTCTCCATGTCCACACACTCTGCCGCTGCCTGATTCAGAAATGGAGCAAGTAGAAGCAACTGGCAGAAAAGCCCTGGGAAAAGTGAAGAAGGGCCAAGACTCTGCCATTAATATAGGCGCCTAAATGACCCGCCTCTTGAACCACCTTACAATCGTCATCCAATCCCAGTAGCTCCTCTCAGGAAAATCCATTCtaagctgggcgtggtagctcacgcctctaatcctggcactctgggaggccaaggtgggaggatcacttgaggtcaggagtttgacaccagcctgagcaagagcgagaagccatctctactaaaaatagaaagtaattagcctggcagctaaaaatagaaacaaaaaattagccgggtgttgtggctcacacctatagtcccagctactcaggaggctgaggcaagaggattgcttgagcccaggagtttgaggttgctgtgagccacgctgatgccagggcaacagagggaagactatgtctcaaaaaaaaaaaaaaaaaaaaaagaataaagaaaatccaTTCTGAGTAATTGTCTACTCTGAGCTTAATCCTTTCATGGCAAACTGAATTATCACATCGGTGCTCACCTTTCTGATGCCTAGGAatccaaaattttcttccttctaagtTCAAAGAGTTTTGGAGCAAATCTGCTGGGCATAAACCAGGGCTGGGGTTGAGGAACAGAAGGTACTGGAGCAGGAAGGCTCCAGAATGGGCTCCCTAGATGTGGACAGGTGCCAGCATCCAAGCAATGACTATATCTCTGTAGTCAAACGAGGATGGCTTTATTTAACGTGCTGCATTAAGGGACAGAAAACACCGCAGGAAAATAGAGCCACACAGGAGAAAGTTGTGGAAAACTAATTACAGGAGTGGCTAGGCGAGTCTAAGGAGAGGTTAGGGAAACAGAGGTCACTTTTCTAACATGGGGCAATTTGGTGATGATCTTGGTAACTTTTatccaggaggcagggaggctctAATATGGTCTTGATTACAGAGTATTGTAACTGTCTGGTTTCAAACATAGTTACAGACTGGCCTTTCTACATCTTCTTCCATCACAATCACTGAGTGCTCTTAACTGGTAAAAGTATTTAGCAAGAGATATTTATGTTTGGTTGGGATGATTAGAATTTACCTGTCAGCTTCCAGCTGCAAGCTTCTAGGTGCTTTTCGCTTGTCAGCCTCCCCTTTTGACCAAAAACAGACAAAGTCAGCCCTCAGGACTTTAATCTGTGGGGTGCAGATCCATATCACTGGCAGAATCCATTGATCACAAGTTACTGGGAGAACACTCTCTGCATCTACATACACATGGTCGTCATATAGCTTTTCTTGCAAAATGAGATGTTGAATCCTCTGAAAAGACAATGATTGCCCAGTAGCATTTAAGCTGAACAGGGTGCACTGGTCAACCACTACAGGTAATCActacaaacaaaataattattaatccTATTAATAGGCCACAAAGACAAGGGCCGAGATTTCAAAACCAGGCCATGAAATCATGTCCAAAAACCCAAATGAATCTGTTCTAGATTGCcagataatcttttcttttaatctacTCACAAGACCATTCTACCTGACCAGTAATGTTTTAGGTAGGTTCTACAAACACTGTTTGTTATACAACAAAGTTCTTCTTGGCTACCCAAGAAGAAACCAGAGACGATATAATCATCCATGACCACCATGAAATGTTAGTAGTTTATTGGACCTCTGGAGAAAAAATACTGTCATTTATGACTTCTATTAGGCCCAGAGACAAATTTTGAACCACATTTTCCATTTGCATTATTCCTACTAGTGGAATTGTGGCTCCCAGAGTGGAGATGAAGACAGAGTCAATTATTAATATCTCTCCATGCTTGCCTTGTTTGAGGTCTCTGAGTATCGTTCTCAGAGAAAGTCTCCTGTAGGAGTAGAtgtttaaaatactattaataaaatagtctAAACGTATATTACAAAGGATAGGTTTGTGTAATGATCAGGTGATCTGATGTCCACATAAAAAGTAGTGCTTTAGTGTTGCACCAGGTACTATGTCAGGGGTGTGTCAGTATCACTGATCACAGCGACAGCAGGACAATTATTAATCCTTCAACATGTGAAGATTGCTTGAGTGAAGGCTGGGGAGTAACTGAAGATAACAGACTCATACGGCAAGGATAGCCTCAGTACATTGTTACAATAATGCCAGCAGTATTTTGTCATTCAGGGATAGTGTTCAATTTTGATAAaactgaaggttagaattaatattgtcaggaaaattcaaattccagGAGGGACCTATAGAAGAAAATCTGCCTTTTGAAGTGTTGAAAGAAATAGCCATTACATTTTCGTTAATGGAATCAGGTGGAGGATAGAACATACATTAATGAGTTAGATTTAAACAGTAGTTATAGTCTGAGAAAAACACAGAGTTTTGCCATTCTTTAGGTGGCAAGAGAAATTCTGGACGACAGAGGATTAAGATCAACATGTCAACAAGATTTGTGACTCTTGAAAACTTTTGCTTGACCTTTAGGGGGCACCAAAACACAACAATGAGTAgagcaaaatttttttaaaaggagggtgAAGATAtcagaaaatttttcttgttttatagtcTTGGGTAGAAGTATCTACTTGGTATCATGAGCAGCTTGATCCGAAGATCTTGGTTTGGTAGTTTTCCTCCAAAGATAATTTGTTTCTGGACAATACTTAGTAACCCTCAGTTTGTGGTTATCCTCCTGATGATCTCACTCTCCATTGAGGCCAAGGGTGGTTTTCCCTTTGATTTTTAGAAGTTTAGTCTTTTGGAAGAGACTTCAGATCTCTAACCATGACAGGTTAATTAGGTGGATTTTTGGGGAAAGCTGCTGTTACCTATTAAAAGTTAGGCGCTTTTAATTAATTCTTTCTAGTACTTGGAAATATGAGTGAAAGGGGTGGCCTTGCTGAAACAACAGGAGAATatctaatcccacaatttccTAATAACATCTAAAGATCAGTCATGAGCTATCACCCTGCTCTCTATTCTCTCCCTAGCTGGCAGGCACCTTGCAGGAACTCTGTTTGCAAAAACATCTGAAAAGGCCggtcgtggtggctcacgcctctaattctagcactctgggaggccgaggcgggaggattgctcgaggtcaggagttcgagaccagcctgagcaagagcaagacccccccccctccctccactaaaaaatagaaagaaattatccggacaactaaaaatatacagaaaaaattaatcaggcatggtggtgcatgcctgtagtcccagagactcgggaggctgaggcagaaggattgcctaagcccaggagtttgaggttgctgtgagctaggctgacaccaaggcactttAGCcaaggcaaaagagtgagactctgtctcaaaaaaaaaaaaaaaaaaaaaaaaaaatctgaaaagatcccagaaacagaaaggaaatgcaaatatttctctttatttgttttatacaCTCAAGGTGTTCCCCCAGAAGCTCCTGGAGGGACAGCATGGGGACAAActccaagccttagtttcctgcccaaaaccataACTGAGGGGCAAAATCACATTCCCTGCAATAAGGCTGACTACACTTCAGAGATAACCAACTCTCCAGGAGCAGAAAAACTGAGAAATCTGGACAACCTGGTGTCTGGAAGCTGCCCCCTGCTAAATGC
This window contains:
- the LOC123632101 gene encoding putative KHDC1-like protein; this translates as LQRASYLGRLTSEKHLEACSWKLTGLFCQLLLLAPFLNQAAAECVDMETSAPAKRPWWTVPENFLAPTVFDMEEDQEELIFGQSDTSLRCIEVHSYTLIQLESWFTATGQTRVTVVGPPRARQWLLHMMSCVGSQDSYRHARGLEMLRRVRSQPLTENDLATSVSMEPNTGDLSLATRISVTISLSAPQASPYQLAGCHGFHLSSLYS